The Rosa rugosa chromosome 1, drRosRugo1.1, whole genome shotgun sequence genomic sequence CGGGGTTGTGTTTTTGGGCCCTTGTTGGTGGGCCGCGGTTATTAGTGTTTTAGGGCTTagctttatttttgttttgttttgtgggtAATAAGGCACTGCAAGATGTGGCAGAACCAATCATCACTTTGGCCTTCCTGAGGGTCGTTCCTGCCTAGTTTAGAGTCAGCACAAAGTCTGCCTGTGGCATAGACGAGCATTATTGGCTTTCTAGGAGGTTTCTCCTGTCAGGAGTTGGGTTGGAAGTGATGGCGCTTTGGAGTAGTGGTGGGATGACGGTGTTGGATTTTCTTTAGTCCTAGGTCTGACTGTCCAAAACTCCCTTTGATCGGGTTCGAAGCAACgacgagtgttggcttggtcgatcaattgCTGGCCAGGTGGATTCTGGGTGGGAGTTGGTGTTCTTGGCTGAGTCTGCTCCAACACGTTTTGTTGTTTCTGCCACTAAGTCTGGTGCCAGTTTAGTATTTTTTTAGTTAAGTTTTTTAGTATGTTTGGAGTCGGGGCTTAGTTTGGCTTCAACAGTGCGTCAGTATAGACGTCCATTTTGACGTCTAAAGTGGGAAAAGTTTCGGTTGAAGCTTTTATCTCTCATTCTCATTGTAATCTTCgttttattaatgaagttcttatttgataaaaaaaaaaaaaatatatatatatatatatatatatatatatatatatatatatatatatatatatatatatatactcttaaagaggaacaaaaacctcttgattatttgagcatcgATTAGATCCGCacatcactggtatcagagcttgctgaaaaagctcaaaaggggaatcctcaatggggacaatgtccaAATTGATactagagaagttgaattctctactaaAATCTTCTAATGAGAAACATCAGAACCTGATACAAGAAGtatctagatgtcaagatcatctagaaaaagtACCAAATATAATATctcaattagaaaaattggagtaCAAAAtcgattatatcaaagaacttcctaAAAGGGAAGAACaacagctaacaagtgttagtagaaaaatcaatgaacaacaagaaatgctggattctatgaaaaatatactgaaggataAGAAAAAGGCTCCAGTAAaatcaaagaaagctaatggattcaaaccattagaaaaaccTGAGAAGAATCATGTTCCAAAttaaacatgatttttctagaaCATTCTACTAGTTTGACTAGTATCAAATATGAAAAGCCAAAACACTTGGTAGCAagagatgtcaaaatgatgagcatatttgaaaaaaagaaaggagtacaactcctaaatgcagAAGAATTCGAATACAATGAAATAGAACAGGAGGTAAAAAACTCCGCAATTCTAAAATTAGATTTCAACAAATCTATAAAAGATGAAAGTTTGAATTGATGGACAgtcatcatttcaaattattagAATTTACAACTCCTTCCACAACtggagaaacagatctcttgatgatcactcctcaagaagttgccagagcaaaggcaaaaaattatcaatttatgcataatggagcagtccaagttggcATAAAGCTCCTtgcccgagaaggcataaaatgttcagttctatgtgtcttacaagacaattgattaacagattttcaagctagtctgttgggaacacttgaagcatctttatgcaatcaagcggcatatttcaactgtttcccaaatttctcaaccagcttgaaaaaTGCAGCCCACTatctaagactgagagtcaagacagatgggtatatcaatgaaagaaaatatgcaagaactagcaatagtatacagaatatactataaactgatgagtaccacagtagaaccaaagacaaggatatcaaatatcctaggtcttactactggatttctcaccagtcagaataaccattcacaacaaattcacaaggttacttggaatgaagtaacttttcctatagaatggaaattatctggtccaaaGAAACCACCAGAAAGTGCTAAAGCTGCAatatatgaaagcagaaagactggagatatcagtctaaaatttgatgatcacagaaaaagtgatgtatGTCCTGAAAatgtcaggataaacaaaaatcatcTCAGAAGATGCTACAACACTAGAGAAACAAGTACTAGTGGCACCAACTTCATTGTTCAAGAACCAACATATCCtattactgaagaagaattagaagctgatccAAATAGACCaataaatatgcttagagcaaaaaagctctatgatgaagcagaatcttGCAAAAATACTGAACGATTAGaacaactaatcgaagaaatgaaagatTTCAAAATGGGAAAGGTAAGAAAAGTCCTTCCTTATCAAGAtaaagaaatggaagaaggagaaagctccaatttcaaaactttcatcatcaaagaaaagggaaaactgaaactccctgtacagaaagcccctacagacaaaaaagaagaaagaaattcacaaagatttgtcccagaagaCAATATGCCTAGGGTGCCAATCACAAATTATGGTATAtggctaaatctagacaaagctctagataaaagaaaagctattgaccaatgggtagatagcCTCATGATGACTTCTGCTCTTACTCTTGGAAAGtttgaagcaccagatcttCAGGTGTACTATGAAACTATTCTCACTGGAGTAGCCAAAAAATACTATTTGTCTTTCAAAGAGACTGGctggaagaaataaaaaattcaaaatctccgtatgattttgcagtacccctgtacgatcaatTCTGTAGAGATCTCTCAAATTTGAGTGAAAAGGCCAAAGAagcggccaaatcaaatatctatgctctcaaaatttgtgacatgaaatattttgaagaatatctaAATGAATTCCAAGAATACTACTGTACAATAAGTGAACTAGAAAACACTGATCTAGTAAACCTGTTACACAGGAAACTTCCTGAACCATGGAAAACACCtatgagagaaagcatagctgaaaagccaattgaaagattttctcTGCCTGGTCAGTTTACTCATCCTATTCTTCAAAATTACAGCTCTATGCATAGACTACACAAGAGTCCAGAATCCTGTTATCACAACAGTAACTGCATCCTTTCACCAAAATGCAACCCCAGCATAACAAGAATTGCAAAATGAAACCTTCATTTCAACTCAAATCAACAACACAACATTCTTTCATAGtcatcatttctcaaaattacaacacaagGAATGCATCAAGCAACCTACCACTCACAACAACACACTGAAACAAGAAATCACACACAAGAGTTTAACCACAGACATTAGGCAAAACTCAACACCAAACAAACATAACAGAAAGAGGTACACCAAAATCTGACATTACACTAACATGAAACTAAGGTTGATAAGGCACCTTCCACACCTGAACTTCACTAACAAGTAGCAACCACTCTAGCCTGGTCCAGGAGGCAACTATCTCTGCTGATTCCCTAGTCCTCTACCCTGTGCCTGGGTACAATCCCTGGAGTAATGCCCTGCTTGGCCACATCTAAAGCATATGAAGTTCCTTGGCCTCGTGCAATCCCTGGAAGTATGGCCAATCTCATTGCAGTTAAAACATCTCAAGGGTGCTACCTGTCTGATAGGCATAACCCTAATAGGTTCTGCCGCTGGAGCCTGCTGATGGGTCCGCTGTCTCTTCCAGGACCCATCTCGATGACCCATCGAACAACTGCTCTCCGCCACTGCCTTCCCCCTTCCCTGGGAATCTCTCGAAGCCGCCAACTCAATTTGGTGAAGCTGGGTATCCTGCTCAAGTTCCATGGCCTTAGCCAAGATGAGTGCCATAGTAGGCAACTCCAGAGGTACCACATCATGCCTGAGAGAAGCATTCAGCCCCCGCTGAAACTTCTTAGCCAAACTCAGAGCATCCCATGGTCTCACAAAACGATACAACCACGAGAACTTCGCCTTATAATCCCTAATACTCATAGTTCCCTGAACTATAGTGAGGAACTCTACCTCCAACTGCTCCAACACTGAAGCCAGGAAGTATTTCTCCTTGAAGAGTCTCCCAAAATCCACCCAAGTCATGGTGGTCACATCCCTAGCCCTCTCTATGCCCTCCCACCATACTCGTGCCTCATCCTGGAACAGATAGATAACTATCTCCCTCTTCTCAAGGTCGGTGCAGACGACCATCCGGAAGTAGTTCTCCATGTTCCTGATCCACTGATCAGCCAACATGAACATTTGGTCTGTACCCCCCTGAAAATGGATTGCTCCAAGCCTAGTAATCTCCTTCGCCAATCTCGCTAGCCGAATGGCATCTATCACATCCACAACAGGTGGAACAGACACAACATAAGGCATCTCCACCTCCTCCTTATAGAACTCCTCCACAGGAGGAACCCTGCCTCTACCCCTAGCTCTTCCCCCTCCTCAAGGCCTACCTCCATCTAGGAGGATCCATCACATATGGAGCATAGCACGCTTGGTTAATACATGTATAAAACTTAAACACAAGTATAAGTCGAATACAAATACCATATATATTAACCAAGACACTAATATAAGGAGGATACACATCCGCAATCAAAATCTTCCAAGTCTAGCAAGAGTTTCAATTtagaggttcccattcctcaaaagaTTAAAGCTCAAAAGAAGCTACACAGAGCTCCCACCCTTCACTTACGGAGCCGACCTATGCTCTGACGACTTAACGTTCTAGACGACACCTAACACtcccacatacccaatgataATATCAATACCGAatagtatatgatggggatccgctgcagacgggccatcactcgagtagTACTGACTATCACCAAACATATACCTTACGATCTGATATCAAACTGTCACGCCCAGAATTTCGAATAAAaaaattcgaatccgaaacgcgaaacttaacaagcacaagaaaaaaaaaatcattttaaaCTAACCCATAAAGCGATCGAGCTCACCAACAATaatacagactcgttctttagagtcacatattacattacaaaaagtttacaaattaaactgaataacaattcaataagtaaacacgcTCACCAACTctctacacagcggaagactaaaaccaatACACTTCTACTTCTAAGCTACAACAGCTATAAAACTTCAACTTCGACAACTGTAACTCCGACCTGCACAATAATCActacaccatcgaatagtgcaccgggttgaaataACAAACCCGGTAAACTTTTTCAAGCCGGTatgagtaaacctaaataaccaTGTAACACATGCTTAAAACATCTCAGTCTAACAAAatcaatatgcaattatcacaacaaaaacattAAGTTCATATCCTATAATATCATGCTCACATAAATTAACTCAAActaaacccacatgctctgtctctcaattcatgTATCTAATTTCGCACGActtcaattaaacaattaaacattTTAAATTACCACAATCTACCAGATCATCCTTCATTTGTCTCAACGACACAACTATGAAATCCCACTCATTTCCTCTCAACATAAGCATTTGCCAAAAATATGACATCGCAACCCATTTCATACTCACTACAGATCTCAACCACAACTATACTCACAAtatgaattaagtaaaatcagcaatccctgcatagaaacttagttcaggagatcacccaAAAACCACACAATTAAAAAGCAATCCCTGCATAAAGTTCAAGAGActacattaaaatcaataaatagaaattatagtaatccctgcatatagctTAGTgcaggagattacttaaaaatcaacaatagaagtgaaaaagaaaaagaaataaagaaatcaaacaatagaaatgaaataggaaattaattaaaggattaaatactgtttagtccttgagatTTTGactataaaacacttcagtccctgaccttctaatttcacacgtttagtccctgtacttcaaaatttcaaaccaataggtctttgccgtctaaaagttgcggcgaaatgtctattatgccctcagttcttttaaaaaaaattattcctttctctgagggcataatagacatttcgccgcaacttttagacggcaaggacctattggtctgaaattttgaagtacagggactaaacgtgtgaaattagaaggccaaggactgaagtgttttacgGTCAAAaactcaaggactaaacagtatttagtcctaaagAAATCACCAACTCACGCTAATGAACCcttccaaaactcaacacctttttACCAAAAGGACAATTACAAGTCACCCcatgacaaaatcataggaaatgttaacctaacaaatcaatatgaaaaatccggtccaacctggacacgttaGCAgaagactagagctctaactgatcgtaaccactcacccggccaaaggcgtgattctcgatatattgcctgaggtCACAACTTCAACCCCGGATCCTTAGgtcaacctgacccttagatcaaaacatttaaacgagtcgcactggacccaaaacgTTACTCAAAtcaccaaaaggagaaatcacaacctgtgactcccaCATCTTCAAAcaattttcaaaacaatagaaataccatttcccacgacatattgcttcccgaaaagtcataccccaaaacaatatatgaactcactcacaaatattgtttgcatcacaacaattccaacaatacatatatgtttccgacataAGTAAatgttcaattcaataatctgaataaaatcaccaaaaatctatatatcacaatgccacaccatccagatatatatttcacgtaaatatatatatgtagtcatcatctcaggaatgcctactaataccaactatagttcacacatcACAAAAatcgagaaattcatttttatggGAAACACTATAGTTCACACATCACTAAAAGAATCCCACAAATCTCATACTTAAAATAACAAGGCTGAGAAAGTGCAATGACAGCAATGACCACTAGTGCTCAACCATTTTACATGAGTGAATGCAAAGCCATTAAACTAAACATATACAGCAAAAGTGAAAATTTCTAAGATGAATGAATCCGATGACCATTAGCTCTCACCCTTTTGCATGAATGAATGCAAAGCCATTAAACAAAACACATACAGCAAAGCTGAAAATTTCTAAGATGTTTCATTTACTCTTTCTCAAGCTTAAGAATTCATGTCGGTTGTAACCTGATCGGACTaatatttcctttgtttttagtgcatttctctctacattttacttagttattctcttaacattatcatttctaacttagtttttgtttttaggtacttttgAGCCGAAAATGAAGGCAATGAAGAAATGAGGCGCAGAAATgatcagaaatggagaaatgaagttttcccagttctactaggagaaggaatcctagttgaagtaggaatcctgagtcAACCAGGAGTCAAGCTAAGAAAAATGATGAGAAATGGCGAAAATGCAAGAGTCCtaattggactaggaaacctgttgGCATGAGGAGTCCTGATGATACTAGGATACCTGAGTGGACTAGGAGAGCCCAAGAACATTCAAGAAGCATCTAGAAGAAGTCCAAAACGTCATATACAAAGGTGATATGGATTGGGAGTCATTTTTGGCAAGAAAAGATGGATAAAAATCAAATTTGGAGTCTGTATTGGATACAGATTGATTTTGGACGAATTTGGAGAGTTTTGAGGAGAATCTAATTGGTATgcaatcaagaaaaaaaataaaagagaatattTATCAAATAAAATGTCCTGATTACATAAATATTGCAAGATACCCATCAAAGACAAATCCGATTCAAATCAgaaaatctgcctgtgcagatcagtcaacgtCGACAGAGTCCTGTGAGCATCTCAGAACGAATAAAATTATGGTCTTTATAtagttggaaagctacggatgtctagtttccagagcaatatcaattttctagaagaagttatggccgatttagtacagaGAGGTGAAGCTGCGGGCAAATCGGACTTTTGACGGGAATTTCTGCTTTAAGGCCCAAATCACATTGGGAAGCCCATGGTCGAATTTGTGTTTCATATTTCAGATAATATTACATGTGGGACGTCCTAGATTGGCATCATCCTTGGATAGTTTTAAGAGATTACAACATACAGAAAGGATGGAAACAAGTCCAGATACGTTGCTTGTTGCTCACACTCCTATTTGGCCGAATTTAAGGAGTTTAAATCAGAAAAATCTTTATAAATTCAGCAATATTATCTCCTTTAAAGACTCATGGTATAAATCCACTTAATTTTGGAGGCTTCTCATTGGTTGGACGACGCAGAAAAGCTGACATGGAtttatttgattggttggagTTGTGTGGACCAATAAGATAATtcctagaaattaaaagaaggatccAGAAGGCTTGGAGACTATGTTTGCCATCCCCTATATATAGATGCATCCTTGGGACGTTTTAATCATCATCAAACCCAGAATCAAAACGCAAATCCTCACCCTTTACTCTCTAAATTTCGATCCCTCTCAATTGTTCAAGCATTGAAGCCATGAAGCATCTCCATCTCCTTGCCGTAGTCATCATCAACCTCCTCCATCCTTTTGAAGTCTTTCTTGCGTCCTTGAATctcttcaaaagtgtaaccatatcattctatcttttgtttttggtttctttgttttgtaacGTTAAAAACAATTATACTAGcattctaggtttttgttttaaatggatGTTTCGATTATTTGTGAGAATAAAGAGTATGtattgatgtttagtttccaataaTCATGAAGCATGAAAGAATTCATAAATTGTGATTTCAATATGTGATGATGTAAGTtcattgat encodes the following:
- the LOC133710955 gene encoding uncharacterized protein LOC133710955, which produces MPYVVSVPPVVDVIDAIRLARLAKEITRLGAIHFQGGTDQMFMLADQWIRNMENYFRMVVCTDLEKREIVIYLFQDEARVWWEGIERARDVTTMTWVDFGRLFKEKYFLASVLEQLEVEFLTIVQGTMSIRDYKAKFSWLYRFVRPWDALSLAKKFQRGLNASLRHDVVPLELPTMALILAKAMELEQDTQLHQIELAASRDSQGRGKAVAESSCSMGHRDGSWKRQRTHQQAPAAEPIRVMPIRQVAPLRCFNCNEIGHTSRDCTRPRNFICFRCGQAGHYSRDCTQAQGRGLGNQQR